Proteins encoded by one window of Sorex araneus isolate mSorAra2 chromosome 3, mSorAra2.pri, whole genome shotgun sequence:
- the SLC16A11 gene encoding monocarboxylate transporter 11, whose amino-acid sequence MTPKPAGPPDGGWGWVVAAAAFAVNGLSYGLLRSLGLVLPDLAEHFDRSAQDTAWVSALALAVQQAASPVGSALSTRWGARPVVMVGGILTSLGLVLSAFARSLLHLYLGLGLLAGSGWALVFAPAVGTLSRYFSRRRVLAVGLALTGNGASSLLLAPTLQLLLDTFGWRGALLLLGAITLHLTPCGALLRPLSLPGDPATPPRGPLAALGLGLFTRRAFLVFALGTALVGGGYFVPYVHLAPHALDLGLGGYGAALVVAVAAVGDAGARLICGWLADQGWVPLPRLLAVFGALTGLGLLAVGLVPGVDSDESWGGPLLAAAGAYGLSAGSYAPLVFGVLPGLVGIGGVVQATGLVMMLMSLGGLLGPPLSGFLRDETGGFTASFLVCGSFILSGSLVYMGLPTALPSCQTTSPPATPPAERGELLPIPQVALLSPGGPHPTLDTTC is encoded by the exons ATGACCCCCAAGCCGGCCGGCCCCCCagatgggggctggggctgggtggtGGCGGCCGCAGCCTTCGCGGTGAACGGGCTCTCCTACGGGCTGCTGCGCTCCCTGGGCCTGGTGCTGCCTGACCTGGCCGAGCACTTCGACCGAAGCGCTCAGGACACCGCGTGGGTCAGCGCCCTGGCCCTGGCCGTGCAGCAGGCAGCCA GTCCGGTGGGCAGCGCCCTGAGCACCCGCTGGGGGGCGCGCCCCGTGGTAATGGTGGGGGGCATACTCACCTCGCTCGGCTTGGTCTTATCGGCTTTCGCCCGCAGTCTGCTGCATCTCTACCTCGGCCTGGGCCTTCTTGCTG GCTCCGGCTGGGCCCTGGTGTTTGCCCCAGCAGTTGGCACCCTCTCCCGTTACTTCTCCCGCCGTCGAGTCTTGGCCGTGGGACTGGCACTCACAGGCAACGGGGCCTCCTCGCTGCTCCTGGCGCCCACCTTGCAGCTTCTCCTTGACACTTTCGGCTGGCGGGGAGCCTTGCTCCTCCTTGGCGCCATcaccctccacctcaccccctgTGGTGCTCTGCTGCGACCGCTGTCGCTTCCTGGCgaccctgccaccccaccccgcgGGCCCCTGGCTGCCCTGGGCCTGGGTCTCTTTACACGACGCGCCTTCTTAGTTTTCGCTCTGGGCACTGCCCTGGTGGGGGGCGGGTACTTTGTCCCCTATGTGCACTTGGCTCCTCACGCTTTAGATCTCGGCCTGGGGGGATACGGGGCCGCACTGGTGGTGGCAGTGGCTGCAGTGGGGGATGCTGGTGCCCGGCTGATCTGCGGGTGGCTGGCAGACCAGGGCTGGGTGCCCCTCCCGAGACTACTGGCGGTGTTTGGGGCGCTGactgggctggggctgctggcAGTGGGACTGGTGCCTGGGGTGGACAGTGATGAGAGCTGGGGGGGACCCCTGTTGGCAGCGGCTGGGGCCTATGGACTGAGTGCTGGAAGTTATGCCCCGTTGGTGTTTGGTGTGCTCCCAGGGCTAGTGGGCATCGGAGGTGTTGTCCAGGCCACTGGGCTGGTGATGATGCTGATGAGCCTCGGGGGACTTTTGGGCCCTCCTCTATCAG GCTTCCTGCGAGATGAGACCGGAGGCTTCACTGCctctttccttgtatgtggctctTTCATCCTCTCTGGCAGCTTGGTCTATATGGGGTTGCCCACTGCACTGCCCTCCTGCCAGACAACTTCACCTCCAGCGACCCCACCTGCAGAGCGGGGAGAGCTGCTTCCTATTCCTCAGGTTGCCCTGCTCTCCCCAGGGGGCCCTCACCCCACTCTGGACACCACTTGTTAA